Part of the Zhongshania aliphaticivorans genome, CCCCTGAAAATCAACTATACGGCAATGAGCTGAAAAAAGTGGTTCAAGACGCTATAAAGGCTTTGCCCGAGGATTTGCGCTCTGCACTTAGTTTGCGTGAGTTTGACGGCTTGAGTTATGAAGATATTGCATCGGTAATGGATTGTCCGGTCGGTACGGTACGGTCGCGTATTTTTCGCGCCCGCGAGGCAGTTGATCTGCGAGTTAAAGCCCAGATTAGTGGCGAAGAGGTGGAACTATGAACGATACCGTCAGGGAGTCCCTGTCTGCATTGATGGACGGTGAGTCCAGTGAGCTAGAGCTTAGACGCATACTTAATGCTGATGAGCAGACAGTTCGTACCGAGTGGGCGAATTTACACCGTTCGCAGCAATTATTAAAAAATGAAAGTAATGACTTTATGGCGTGGGATATCTCGTCAAGAGTTATGGCTGAAATAGCAGACGAAGACAGCCCAAGCCGTTCAGGTACTGGCTGGAAACAGGCGGTATCTGGGTTGGCGATTGCTGCAAGCGTTGCGGCTGTCGTGGTTGTTGGGTCGCTGGGTAGTAATATGTTTGGCGGCTCGTCAACTATGGTGGCGGATAACAATGCAGTGAGTGGCCGTGTTTATCCTGCTCAGGTTTCTGCAGCCGTTGGCGGTGTTGCGGTGAGCGCTCAGGCACAAGCTTCGCCAGCTGGACCTTTGCTTAATAACGATGCTGAAGCTCGCAAGCGTTTTGAGGCTTATTTGCGCAAACATACAGACCGTGCAGCGTTTAATAATGGCCAGGGAATGGTGTCTTACGCGCGAGTTGTATCGCAGGAGTCTAAATAGCGTGATCGCTCGGCTAGCTTTGATGGTGCTGGCTACTGTCTTGGTTAGCATTCCAGTCTTCGGTCTTGAATCTGGCGGTGAATTATTAGAGAAGATGACGCATAGTCATCGAGAATTAAATTACCGCGCCATAGTTACCTATCAATGGGGAGATAAGCTTAGCAGCTATCGCATTACTCATACTGTTAATGATGGTAAGGAGTTTGAGGCTTTAGAATCGCTGGATGGTGAGCAACTCGATTTGGTTCGTCGGGGCCACAAAGTAGGTTGTATCCATTTGGGTCCCCAGTTGATCCGTCATTTAAGCCATAATGATGATCAAGGTTTATATCGCTATTACGACATTGACATAGTCAGTGAAGGCCGTATCGCTGGTCGTGATACGGTTAATTTATCGGTCACTCCCCGAGATGTTTATCGTTTAGGTTATCGCTTGTCGCTCGATAGTGAGACCGGCTTGTTGTTGCGCTCAGATATTGTTAATCAACAAGGGAACGTACTTGAGCGATTTCAGTATGTCATGCTCGACCTCAACATTCCTGCTAATGAATTGCTACTTAAAGACGCTGTAGAAGTTAAGTATCGTCCTTCTCCTTCGAATAAGGATTCATTGAAGAACGTGCGACGTTGGCAGCCAAACTGGATTCCTGCAGGGTTTACCCCCATAAATGATGCCGCTGCTGATAGTGAAACCTTAAGCTATACCGATGGTTTTGCGGTTATGTCAGTGTTTATTGAGCCGTTTTTAAGTGCTCGGGCAGATGTGGTTCCGGCTGTCGAGGGCGGTATGCGTAGAGGTGCTTCGGTCAGTTATACTGTCGCTTTTCCTGATAAGTCAGTCTTTGTCACTGTGGTAGGTGAGGTGCCAATTTTGACGGCTATGCAGGTCGCTAAATCTTTAAGCTGGCATCAATGATGATAACGGAGTCGGGGCGAGTAGTCGGCATCGAGGAAGATGCTTTGTGGGTGGAAACTGTGCGTCGTAGTACTTGCGGTAGTTGTGCCGCGCAAAAGGGGTGCGGTCAAGGTTTGATGAACAAAGCAACTGATGGCCGCCGTAATCAATTACGGGTATTATTGGGCTCGCAACCATCCAGCATGTTTGAATTGGATGAAGAGGTGGGCATCAGTATTCCTGAGCGGGCTTTAATTTCCGGTGCATTGGTTGTGTATTTACTACCGCTTTTGAGCATGATTGCAGGGATGGGGCTTGCGTCAAATTACGGCTCCGGTGATGGCGTTGCTGCAATTGGGGCTTTACTGGGTTTTATGGCCGGCGCCGCCTTGGTGCGATTACATGCGTCATACATTCGTAATAACCCTGCTTTTCAGGCCACAGTGATAGCAAAAGACCGTCCAAGTGTGATTGATTGCTCCTTAGTTAATGCTTCCCCTCATTCAGAATGAGTCTATTCATAGCCTAAAGCTGTGGCTTTGCGATACAATCGCGCCTCTTGAATTTCATCCTTTTTATTTCTCTGAGGTATCAGCCGAGCGTGTCTAGTCTCGATTTAATTCGCAATTTCTCAATAATTGCCCATATCGACCACGGTAAATCTACTTTAGCAGATCGGTTTATTCAGACCTGCGGCGGTCTGACTGAACGTGAGATGTCAGCCCAAGTATTGGATTCCATGGATATTGAGCGTGAACGCGGTATCACTATAAAAGCGCAATCGGTTACGCTTAATTACACCGCGCTCGACGGTAAAACATACCAACTGAACTTTATTGACACCCCCGGCCACGTCGATTTTTCTTATGAGGTTTCACGCTCCCTAGCGGCGTGTGAGGGTGCATTGTTGGTGGTGGACGCCGCACAAGGAGTTGAAGCACAGTCGGTGGCAAACTGTTACACCGCTATAGAGCAAGGTCTGGAAGTTTTACCTATCCTAAATAAAATGGATTTACCTCAAGCAGATCCAGATAAAGTTAAGCATGAGATTGAAGAAATTATTGGTGTTGATGCTAGTGATGCCGTAGCTGTTTCAGCTAAATCAGGTATGGGTATTGTGGATGCGCTAGAGCATCTCGTTGCTATGATTCCTCCACCAGTGGGTGATCCAGATGCCCCGTTGCAGGCTTTGATTATAGATTCTTGGTTTGATAATTATCAGGGCGTTGTATCCTTGGTAAGGGTTAAGAACGGCACTCTGAAACGCGGCGAAAAAATCATTACCAAATCACTTGGCAAAGCACATGTTGTTGACGTAGTCGGTATCTTTACCCCTAAACAGACGTCCACTGGAATCTTGAAGGCCGGTGAAGTTGGTTTTGTTATTGCGGGTATTAAAGATATTCATGGTGCGCCAGTGGGTGATACGTTTACTCACTCGTCCACACCGACTGTGGAGTCAATGCCTGGCTTTAAAAAGGTAAAACCACAGGTCTACGCAGGTTTATTCACGGTCTCTACTGAAGATTATGAAGATTTTCGTGACGCTTTAAGTAAATTGACATTAAACGATGCCTCGTTGTTTTATGAGCCCGAGAGCTCAGATGCGCTTGGATTTGGCTTCCGTTGCGGGTTTCTTGGCACCTTGCATATGGAAATTATTCAGGAGCGTTTAGAGCGAGAGTACAACCTTGACCTAATTACAACGGCGCCGACGGTTATTTATGAGGTGCTTAAAAAGAACGGTCAAGTTGTCATGGTTGACAATCCTTCGTCAATGCCTGATCCCGGCGAGTTAGAAGAGACGAGAGAACCAATTGCAAAGGTCAATATTCTGGTGCCTCAAGAGCATCTGGGTAATGTTATCAGCCTTTGTGCCGAAAAGCGTGGTGTGCAAAAGGATATGCAATTCCTCGGTCAACAGGTTTCCTTAAACTGGGAAATCCCAATGAGCGAGGTAGTGTTAGACTTTTTTGATCGACTTAAATCTGTGAGTCGTGGTTTTGCGTCCTTGGATTATGCTTTTGATCGCTTTGAAGCTGCTAACTTAGTCAAGCTGGATGTATTGATTAACGGTGATAGAGTAGATGCCTTGGCGTTAATTGTGCATAGAGATGTAGCGCAGAGTCGGGGGCGGCAATTAGTTGATAAAATGCAGGAGCTTATACCTCGGCAAATGTTTGATGTTGCCATTCAGGCCGCTATTGGCGGTCATGTTATTGCGCGACAAACGGTTAAGGCATTGCGGAAAAATGTGACGGCAAAGTGTTATGGTGGTGACGTTTCACGTAAGCGTAAGTTATTAGAAAAACAAAAAGCAGGTAAAAAACGGATGAAACAAGTGGGGAATGTTGAAATTCCACAGACCGCGTTTCTGGCCGTTCTAAAAATTGATAGTTAAGGGAAAAATTGCCGCATGGTGAACTTGATTCTTATGGTGGTTGCAGCCGTATCACTTGTTGTTTGGCTGGTTCAGGAGGTTAAGGGGCGCAGACAAATGCAACAGGCATTGCAGTGGTGCGCTGAAAAACGAACGGCCAGTGATGCCCAATCGCTTCGTCAGCAAGTATTACCAAACTGGCTAGAGTGGACCTACCGTTTGGTAGTGTTTGCATGGTTTGTTTGGATTGCCAGTGTCGTTTTGTTAAAAGACGGTGATTTTGCTTTGGCATTGGTCGTGCTTACTATTGTGGCCGGGATTATTGCTGGTTTAGATCGGTTTGTATTTGAAAAAGCTCGGCAAGCATTTGTCGCTTCTGGCAATGTAGCGGCATATATTACCTATTTTGTGAAGCAGGATCAGGATGCGCTGAAGTCAGAATTTGGTGGAATGCTACCGATTGCAGAAAATGCACGGTCTTTTTTCCCAGTTTTATTGGTCGTCCTCGTTTTGCGCTCGTTTGTTATTGAGCCCTTTCAAATACCCTCTGCATCAATGGTGCCGAGCTTAGAGGTTGGCGATTATATTTTAGTTAATAAATATAATTACGGTTTGAGGTTACCTGTTATTGGGACAAAGATTCTAGAAGTGGGGGAGCCTAAACGTGGTGACGTCATGGTGTTTTTCCCACCGAATGACCCCCGTTATTTTATTAAACGCGTTGTTGGTTTACCTGGTGATGAAATTCGTTATGTGAATAAGCAATTGTATATTAATGGTGATGTCATTCAGCAAACATTGATGGCTGAAGTGCCACCACTAAAGCCAGTAACACAGGTGCTTAGTGAGCAGCTGGGTAATGTCGATCATTTAGTGAATCACGATAAACGTATTTATCGCGGTGATTTTGTCACTACCGTTAAACCCGGACACTATTTTATGATGGGTGATAATAGGGATAATAGCAGTGACAGCCGTGTCTGGGGCCAAGTACCAGAAGAGAATATTGTTGGTCAAGCCTTTGCCATATGGATGCATTGGCATTCATTCAGTGATTTGCCAAGTTTTAATCGTGTCGGCCGTATACGTTAGTGATAGGGTGAAAGAATGAAAACTAAACAAGCTGGTATGGGCATGATTGCCACTTTATTAGTACTAACTGTTGTCATTGTATTCGCGACCTTGGCAGTAAAGTTAGCGCCCATTTATGTTGATTACTGGACATTGACTCGGATCATCAATGATGTGATTGAGGAAGAGCGTGGCTCGGAGGTAACGCCGGCAGCTATTCGACGTGATTTATCTAATCGATTTGTGACAAATCGAGTTGAATCTATTGCTTTGCGTGACATTAAAATTAGTAGCGAAAAAGAAGGAATTTTAATTGACGCTAGATATGAGAAGCGAACCCCAGTGATGTTTAATGTTGATGCAGTGGTTCATTTTGATGAAGCAATGTTTGTGATTCCTAGGAGTTGAGTTTGAAAACTCCTAGCGAGCTTGGCCTGAAAATTGGCTATGAATTCAAGGATGAATCTCTGCTGGCAATGGCGATTACTCATCGTAGTTTTAGTGCCGTTAATAATGAGCGGATTGAGTTTTTGGGTGACTCTCTACTCAATATGATTATTGCCGAGGCGCTGTATAAGCGTTTTCCTGATATGCGAGAAGGAGAATTGAGCCGTGTTCGAGCTTTATTGGTCAGCGGGAAAACATTGGCAGAGCTTGCAACAGAGTTTGATTTAGGCGCCTTCTTGCGGCTTGGCGCGGGTGAAAAAAATACTGGCGGCCATCGTCGAAACTCGACGCTTGCAGATGCCGTTGAGGCTCTCATCGGTGGAATTTATATTGAATCTGGGTTCGATGTGTGTCGTGAAAGAGTGCTGGCGTGGTTTGATTCTAGGCTGGTTACTTTAAACCCTGATTCTAGTCACAAAGACGCCAAAACCCGTCTTCAAGAGTTTTTACAGGCACGTAAGTTGCCATTACCAGATTACCAATTGATAAACACAGAAGGTGCCGATCACCAGCAAACATTTGTTGTCAGTTGCGCGGTACCATTATTGAAATCAGCGGTATCGGCTAGAGGTAGCAGCCGCCGGAAGGCCGAGCAAGCTGCCGCAGAAAAAGTATTGCTTGCTTTAAAGGATAGTGAATGAATAACGATGAGTCTTTAGTTGTGGGTAAACAGCGGTGTGGTTTTGTCGCCATAGTGGGGCGTCCAAATGTGGGAAAATCAACGCTGCTGAACCATATTCTTGGGCAAAAATTAAGTATTACCTCCCGTAAACCGCAAACAACAAGACACCAAGTATTGGGTATCAAGACGGAGGGTGAAAGCCAGGTTATTTATGTTGATACACCTGGGCTGCATTTAAAAGAAGAGAAAGCCTTAAATCGATACATGAATCGAGCCGCAAGTTCAGCGATTAAAGATGTAGATTTAGTTTTGTTTGTTGTCGATAGAGACAGATGGACAGATGATGATGAGCTTGTACTGCGTAATCTTAAAAATGCCCAATGCCCAATTGTGCTAGTTATCAATAAAGTGGATCGTTTAGAAGACAAAGGTAAAATCTTACCTTTGATTGAATCACTTCAGGCTCGGCATGGCTTTGACGATGTTGTTCCTGTGTCGGCTTTACGTGGCCATAACCGTGAAGAACTAGAGACGGTTATCTCGCATTTCTTACCTGAAAATGAACACATGTATCCGGAAGATCAAATTACTGATCGCAGTGAGCGGTTTTTGGCTTCGGAGTTGGTGCGTGAGAAAATTATGCGCCAATTAGGCGAAGAAATTCCATATTCGATGACGGTGGAAATTGAAGAATTTAAAGCATCTTCCCGCTTATTAGAAATTAGTGCTTTGATTCTGGTTGAACGCGATGGTCAGAAAAAAATCATTATTGGCGAAGGCGGCAGCCGTCTGCGACAAATTGGCACCGAAGCGCGCAAAGATATGGAAATTGCCTTTGATAATAAAGTGATGCTGCGCCTATGGGTGAAAGTTAAGTCCGGTTGGGCTGATGACGAGCGTGCACTGCGTAGTCTCGGTTATAACGATTTTAAGTAGTTATGAATAGGGTTGATGGCGCGCCTTGTTTTGTCCTGCACCTTAGACCTTATCGCGACACTAGCGCATTAGTCGATTTTTTCAGCTTAGATCATGGCCGGTTTACCTGTGTAGTTAAGGGCTTAAGGGGGGCTGGGCGTTCGCGGCAGCAGTGGCGAGCAGCATTGCAAATATTTAATTTGGTTGCTGTAAGTTGGCAGGGGCGTGGGGAACTCAAGTCGCTATTGAGTGTGCAGCATCAACAGAGTTATTCCTTGACTGGTCGGGCGCTCTTTTGTGGATTTTATATTAATGAGTTATTAGAGCGTTTGTTATATCGCCATGATCCCCATCCTGATGTGTTTTTGCATTATACCCACTGTTTAGATCAGCTTGCCCTCAATGCACCGCTAGAGCCAGTTCTACGGCGATTTGAATTTAATTTATTAGCGTCTTTAGGTTACGCTGTTAATATCGCCACGTGTGCGAATAGTCATGAACCAGTAAAGCCAGATGCTTATTATCGATTTGACATTGGTGAAGGTTTTTTTCCTGTTCTTGAAAATGCGCCTGGCTTGGTGTTATCAGGTGAGGCTATTTTACGCTTGGCTGAGGAAAAATTTGATGGCGAAGTTTTAGTGGTCGCAAAAAAATTAAGCCGTCAGGTTTTGGGTGTCCTGCTGGGTGATAAACCTTTGCAGAGTAGAGCCTTATTCGCTACAGGGGCAATATCAAACAAACCTAGTGGAGCTGCTGAATAGTAGTTACGCTCTGAGCTCACGCCTAGGCGCTTAAGTTTCAAAGACAATATCTAAATCGTGTTCATCTCGCCATGCCAATAGGGCGTCAATGGCATTGATGAGCGCGTCAATCTCCGTCTCGCTATCTAGTTTTTTATTTAAGCTTTGCTCTAGCTCCAATACCCGCCTTTTTAAAGCGGGTGTGCCTGTATAGCAGCAAGCGCCTTTTAGTGTGTGATTTAGGGTAGCGACTTCGGTGAGGTTGGCTGTTTGGAACGCCAAAATGATATCTTTGCGGTTTTTCGGCAGTGTATTTAACAGCATACTTAGCATCTCTGAAGCAAGCTTTGGTCTATGTTTGGTTAGGCGCAAACATTCGGCGATATCGACAGGTCTTTCGTCATACTCATCCCTTTGCTCTAGATTCAAATGGTGACTGAGTAAGGTGGCTAGCTGTGGTTCCGAAATTGGCTTGCTGAAATAGTCATTGATACCCGCGTTTCGCAATTGCGATGGGTTATCGGGGGACAAGTACGCCGATAAGGCAATGATTGGTGTGTTGATATTTAGGCCATCGCTACGTATTTGCTTACTGGTTTCTATGCCATCCATGTGTGGCATTTGTATGTCCATAAAAATAAGGTCAAAGTGCTTTTCACGGCACTGCTGTAAGGCTTCCGCTCCATTCTGTGCAAAAAAAGTGCTTATCGACATATCCGTAAGAAAATTGCCCAAAATGTGCAAATTTGATGGATTATCGTCAACCACTAAAATTGCTGTGTTTGGAAATTTGGCCGTTTCAGGGCTAGTAAGTGAATGGTGTTGCAAGCCTTTGTGGAGAGCGTCAAATAATTTAACGTGCGCCACTGGTTTGCTTAGGTAGATATGCTCATTGTCACTGCTATGTTGCTCTGTATAGGGCGTGATAATGATTGCTGGATGGTGGATGTCGGTAAGTAAATTGCTGAGTTCTGTTGCTCCATCACTGCAGATAACGTAATAGTCCGCGGTTGGTAATTCGCTAATATTAGTGGTGTGGTGTACGTCTAAGCCCCAGTTTGAAAACAGCGAGCTTAGTGTTTGCGTACTAAGCTCGCTTCGATCGTAAAGTGCAAGCGACTTTCCTTTCAGCGCACTGAAATCTCTGAGGCTGATGGCGCTATTGCTAATCGTGAGTGTTAGCGTGAACCAAAAGGTAGCGCCTTGCCCTGGACTGCTATCGATACCAATATCGCCGCCCATTTGCTCAATAATACCCTTAACAATGACAAGCCCAAGACCTGTTCCGCCATATTGGCGCGTGATAGAAGCGTCTGCTTGGCTAAAATCTTTAAATATGACTTGCTGTTGCTCTCTAGAGAGGCCTATTCCCGTGTCGCTGATTTGAAAGGTGATTTTTACTTCTTGCTCGTTGATGATCTTGCTTAAAATAGAAACTTTTATATGACCTGCCGCAGTAAATTTAATGGCGTTACTGATTAAATTGGTCAGAATTTGTTTTAAGCGAAGCCCATCTGTAATAACTGCATCTGGGGTGTCATGTTCGATCACCAAGCCAAATTCAAGATTGTTTTCTGAGGCACTGGGCGCGAGGAGTTGTAATGTGTCTTCTACCGTCTCACGGAGATTGACGGGAGAGTTATCTAAAACGAGTTTGCCTGCCTCTAGTTTAGAAAAGTCCAGAATGTCGTTGATGATGGTTAAAAGGTTATTTGCCGAATTGTGAATGGTTTCAACGGCGTCACGCTGTCTAATTTCTAGTTCGGATTTTAATAGGATTTTACTAAAACCGATTATGCCACTGAGCGGGGTTCGAATTTCATGGCTGGTATTGGCCAGGAATTCAGATTTTATGCGGCTGGCGTTGACGGCCTCTCGTCTTGCTAAGTCGAGCTCAATATTTTGTACTTCAACAGTTTCAAGGGTTTCCCTTAAATCGATATTCGTTTGCTCAATACTACGTTGAAGTTCTTGTAACTCTTTTTTGTGGGCATTATTTAGTTGGTTTAGCTCTTCAGCTAATTCATTAAACTCATTGTTTTCTGGAATATGAGCGTGAAAGTTTCTAGAGCCAGTGGCCATCCTTCGGATGGTCAAGCGAAGAGTGGAGAGATCTGTGGCAAGTGATTGATTAATATAGCTTGTGAGGCTAACGCACATAAAAAAAGCGAAAACAAAAAATATCGTCCCCATGAACAGCGTCTGGTATTGCTGCGTTTTAAGGTGTCGCCAATCGTATTGTATGACAACCCAGCCGATCACGTGTGTGTTGGTCTGTATATTGTGCGGTGATGCCATCACCGGTTGGATAATAAGAAGACCGTCATCTAAAAATTGATACTGTGGCTTGTGATCATTGCTAGGGATTGTGACCACTGAAACCTTAGACTTTGGACCTGCTTGGCTAATTAGCTGCAAGTCAGCAGAATATATGGCAATGGCCTTGACGGCAGATTCTTCTAAAGCCGTGGTTGTAATGTGAGCAAGAGTATCTTGATGATCATCTGCTAGAAGGTGCTCGGCGAGTATGGCTAGTTGTTCGCTAGAGGTTTTGGCACGCTCCGTCATGAGTTTGCGCAGTTCATTAACCTGGCTGAATATAAGGTAAGTACTAAGGGCCAAAGATAAGGTCAGTATAGGTAATAGACCCATAACTAGTATTAGTTTTCGTATTCCCAATCTCGCGCGCATTGGTCGATGGAGCCTTTTTGTGTTGCGGTGGTATTATCATGACCGAAAATCGTGGCCGCTGCCATGTGATTACTAGGTAGTTGCGTATGAACACAGGAAAAGTTCTGCCACTATTTTTGCTGCCAGTAGTGTTAAAATGCAGCGGTGATAGTTAATGATAAGGTTCAGGCTGTATTTATGAATGACTTTCCGACCATTGATCAGTTTATTGGTAACACGCCACTGGTACGCTTACAGCGATTAGGGCAGGGGACAAACACCATATTGGTCAAGCTAGAGGGCAATAACCCCGCTGGATCTGTGAAAGATCGTCCCGCTATGAGTATGATTGTGCGGGCGGAACAACGAGGTGATATAACCCCAGGGGATACCTTGATTGAGGCCACCAGTGGTAACACTGGAATAGCACTGGCCATGGCGGCGGCTATTAAAGGCTATAAAATGATTTTGATTATGCCTGATCATATGAGCGCCGAACGAAAATTAGCGATGGCGGCCTATGGGGCAGAATTAATTGAGGTTTCTCAGCAATCAGGCATGGAAGGTGCTAGAGATTTAGCGCTAGCAATGCAGAAAGATGGCAAGGGTAAAGTACTTGACCAGTTTGCTAATAATGATAATCCTCGTGCGCATTACGAGGGAACAGGGCCGGAAATTTGGCAGCAAACCGGCGGGCGTATTACTCACTTTGTTAGCTCAATGGGGACCACGGGCACCATAATGGGGGTGTCAAAATATTTGAAAGAGCAAAATTCAAATATTGAAATTGTCGGTTTACAGCCTGATGGCTGTTCAAGTATTCCAGGTATTCGGCGCTGGCCAGAAGCGTATTTGCCTAGTATTTATGATGCTGAACATGTTGATAGAGTCATCGATATGGATCAGCGAAGTGCGGAAAATACTATGCGTGCACTGGCAGCTCAGGAAGGTATTTTTTGTGGAGTATCGTCGGGGGGCGCGGTTGCTGGAGCGCTTCGTATAAGTGAAGAGTTAGATAATGCGGTGATAGTTGCGATTATTTGTGATCGCGGCGATCGTTATTTATCAACTGGCGTGTTCGACTCTGCACTCACAACGTGATTCGGGTAATAGGCATGGATTTTAAGGTGTTTACCGCAGTGGGAAGTATAGATGGTTAAGGTAAGGGAAGACTTTCCGCTGCTAGATAATGGCAATGTCGATATTACAGCATGGATTGCGCGGTTACCGGTAGACCGGCAAATAATCCACACGGTAGATTTACAGCGCGCATTTGAATTGGCTGAATTTTGTGCGGCAAAACAAGTGCCGAACATTTTTGATCAAAGTGACGCTCTCAGTAGTTTTTACACGGCTTTAGAGATGGTTGAGATCTTGGCAGATCTACATCTTGATCAGGATAGCCTTATCGCCGCGACGTTATTCCGTGCGGTGCGGGAAAATCGTTTAACGCTAGCGGAGCTTGAACAGCAGTTCGGGCAGTCGGTTGCCAAGCTTGTTGATGGCGTATTGGGCATGGCGGCGATTTCAAAGGTGAATGCCGAGCTTGATGCGCCTGTGTTAGGGCAATCAGAAGCGCAGAGTGAAACCATTCGTAAGATGCTAGTTGCCCTCGTCGATGATGTGCGGGTGGCCTTAATTAAGCTGGCGGAGCGTACTTCCGCCATTAGATCAGTTAAGAACAAACCAGATAAACGCTATCGAGTAGCTCGAGAGGTTGCCGATATCTATGCCCCCTTGGCGCACCGCTTGGGAATCGGGCATATTAAGTGGGAGCTTGAAGATCTCTCGTTTCGCTATTTGCAGCCATTAGCCTATAAGAAAATAGCTAAATTATTAGATGAAAAACGTCTTGATCGGCAACACTATATTGAAGATGCAATAGAGGTGCTTGATAAGGCGCTAAAAGCGGACAATATCCAGGCTGATATTGCCGGTCGAGCAAAGCATATTTACAGTATTTGGCGGAAAATGCAGAGAAAGGGTATTGGCTTTTCTCAAGTCTATGATATTCGTGCATTACGGGTGTTAGTTCCCGATGCTAAATCTTGCTACGCCGCACTGGGCTTGGTCCATGGCTTGTGGCGAAATATTCCAAATGAATTTGACGATTATATCGCCAACCCAAAAGAGAATGGTTACCGCTCCTTGCATACCGCTGTGATCGGGCCTGACGGTAAAGTCTTGGAGATTCAAATCCGTACCCGAGCAATGCATGACGAAGCTGAGTTTGGGGTCTGCTCGCACTGGATGTATAAGGGAACTGATCGCGGAGGCAAGAACAATAACAATAGTTACGATGAAAAAATTGCATGGTTACGCCAAGTGCTTGATTGGCATGAAGAAAGTGGAAGCAGCAGTGATGTAGCTGAGCAATTTACCCGAGCACAAGATCGCGTTTATGTGTTTACACCTGATGGCCATGTAGTGAACTTGCAGAATGGTGCAACGCCGCTGGATTTTGCTTACCATATTCATACAGAGGTCGGAAATTGTTGTCGTGGTGCAAAGGTAAATGGGCGAATCGTACCGCTTACTTACACGCTTAAAACGGGTGAGCGCGTCGAAATTCTTACCGGAAAAGAAAGTGAACCTCGGCGAGATTGGTTGCAGAGTAACCTTGGTTATTTAAAAACATCACGCGCACGTACAAAAGTCCAGCATTGGTTTAGGCTGCAGGCTAAAGAAGATAATATTACCGCTGGCCGTGCATTGTTAGATAAAGAATTTAAGCGGCTGGCATTAAACAGCATTGACTATAAATATCTTGCCGATCAGATGCATTGCGCGAGTGTTGACGACATGTACGCCTCAGTGGGTGCCGGCGAAATTAGCATGTTTCAGCTGGTTAGGGCGGCAAATAATATTGCTGGTCGCGATGATGATAACGGACAGTCAATACTGCGCTTACGTCCGGCTAGTGTTAAAAGCAATGA contains:
- the relA gene encoding GTP diphosphokinase translates to MVKVREDFPLLDNGNVDITAWIARLPVDRQIIHTVDLQRAFELAEFCAAKQVPNIFDQSDALSSFYTALEMVEILADLHLDQDSLIAATLFRAVRENRLTLAELEQQFGQSVAKLVDGVLGMAAISKVNAELDAPVLGQSEAQSETIRKMLVALVDDVRVALIKLAERTSAIRSVKNKPDKRYRVAREVADIYAPLAHRLGIGHIKWELEDLSFRYLQPLAYKKIAKLLDEKRLDRQHYIEDAIEVLDKALKADNIQADIAGRAKHIYSIWRKMQRKGIGFSQVYDIRALRVLVPDAKSCYAALGLVHGLWRNIPNEFDDYIANPKENGYRSLHTAVIGPDGKVLEIQIRTRAMHDEAEFGVCSHWMYKGTDRGGKNNNNSYDEKIAWLRQVLDWHEESGSSSDVAEQFTRAQDRVYVFTPDGHVVNLQNGATPLDFAYHIHTEVGNCCRGAKVNGRIVPLTYTLKTGERVEILTGKESEPRRDWLQSNLGYLKTSRARTKVQHWFRLQAKEDNITAGRALLDKEFKRLALNSIDYKYLADQMHCASVDDMYASVGAGEISMFQLVRAANNIAGRDDDNGQSILRLRPASVKSNDGSQVRISGVGNLMTYFARCCKPLPGEAISGYITVGRGVSVHRQDCNKLLQLQSVEPQRIIAVDWADAQVDTYPVDIELQAYDRQGLLRDITLQLATEKVNVVSLNTVTDTANHMATMSIRLEIRDLATLSDVLSRLNGLPNVVSVKRIRES